In Rattus norvegicus strain BN/NHsdMcwi chromosome 3, GRCr8, whole genome shotgun sequence, a genomic segment contains:
- the B3galt1 gene encoding beta-1,3-galactosyltransferase 1 isoform X2, producing MASKVSCLYVLTVVCWASALWYLSITRPTSSYTGSKPFSHLTVARKNFTFGNIRTRPINPHSFEFLINEPNKCEKNIPFLVILISTTHKEFDARQAIRETWGDENNFKGIKIATLFLLGKNADPVLNQMVEQESQIFHDIIVEDFIDSYHNLTLKTLMGMRWVATFCSKAKYVMKTDSDIFVNMDNLIYKLLKPSTKPRRRYFTGYVINGGPIRDVRSKWYMPRDLYPDSNYPPFCSGTGYIFSADVAELIYKTSLHTRLLHLEDVYVGLCLRKLGIHPFQNSGFNHWKMAYSLCRYRRVITVHQISPEEMHRIWNDMSSKKHLRC from the coding sequence ATGGCGTCAAAGGTTTCCTGCCTGTATGTGTTGACCGTTGTGTGCTGGGCCAGCGCTCTCTGGTACTTAAGCATAACAAGACCTACTTCATCATACACTGGCTCAAAGCCATTCAGTCACCTAACAGTTGCCAGGAAAAACTTCACGTTTGGCAACATAAGAACTCGACCTATAAACCCACATTCTTTTGAGTTTCTTATAAATGAACCCAACAAATGTGAGAAAAACATTCCTTTTCTTGTGATCCTCAttagcaccacccacaaggaaTTTGATGCCCGCCAGGCAATCCGGGAGACTTGGGGGGATGAGAACAACTTCAAAGGGATCAAGATAGCCACGCTTTTCCTCCTGGGCAAAAATGCTGATCCTGTTCTCAACCAGATGGTGGAGCAAGAGAGCCAGATCTTCCATGACATCATCGTGGAGGACTTCATTGACTCCTACCACAACCTCACCCTCAAAACCTTAATGGGGATGAGATGGGTTGCCACCTTCTGCTCAAAAGCCAAGTATGTCATGAAAACAGACAGTGACATTTTTGTGAACATGGACAACCTTATTTATAAACTCCTGAAACCCTCTACCAAGCCGAGAAGAAGATATTTCACTGGTTACGTCATCAATGGCGGGCCAATCAGGGATGTCCGCAGTAAGTGGTATATGCCTAGGGATTTGTACCCTGACAGCAACTACCCACCGTTCTGTTCGGGGACTGGCTATATCTTTTCCGCTGATGTGGCAGAACTCATTTACAAGACCTCACTCCACACCAGGCTGCTTCATCTTGAAGATGTGTATGTGGGACTGTGTCTTCGAAAGCTGGGCATACATCCTTTCCAGAATAGTGGCTTCAATCACTGGAAAATGGCCTACAGTTTGTGTAGGTACCGCCGCGTCATCACCGTCCATCAGATCTCTCCAGAGGAAATGCACAGGATCTGGAATGACATGTCAAGCAAGAAGCATCTCAGATGTTAG